The Comamonas testosteroni genome contains the following window.
CACAGCCGCAAAGCCGGGCTCGACCTCGGCCTCATAAAAGCGGTCGGAAATCGAAATAACCAGCGCCTCAGGCCCTGGTCGTACCCACTGGAACTGCTCATACGAGAGAAACCACACTCCACCCATCATTCCCCCACATGCCCAGAAGCCGACATCGACTGCAACTGAGCGACCATGTGCTTGGCCTGATCAACGAGCGCATACCGCCCGGCGACGTAGCCAGTCCATCGATGTTTTTGAACGTGTTGAAGGCGCTCGACTGCTTCGGCGGACGTGCACACCAGGATGTCCGCCGGCCATGCACGTTCCGCGCCAGGATAGGTCAGCACCACGGCATCAAGGCCCATGGCCAGAGCCTCCCCGATCGCGTAGCCAAAGCTCTCGAACATCGAGGTAGACAGCAGGACGTCCTTGTCGGCAAGCCATTGGGGCATGTCGTCAACCACCCCGTCGAAGTGCACGACGTCCTGCAACCCGAGTTTTGCAACTAAATCGAGCAGGTGCAGGCGTACCCTAAGGCTTTTCCAGGCCCCGGCAAATGCCAGGCTTGCTTCGCCGCCCGCACGACGGAAATCGGCCAGGATCCGCAAGGCAAGCGCCGGGTCTTTTTTCGGCGCTAGGTCGCCTACCCAGGCAATCTTAGGAGCCTGCCTAGAGCCTGGCTGGTCGTAGTTGACCTTGAACCGGTGCAGATCGATACCGTTCTCGATTACGCACACATGACATCGCGCCATGCCTGCGCAACGTTCGTGCGCGATGCCGAGAATGGTCTCGCTGACCGCCACGCAGGTTGACACATTGGCCCAGTCGATGCGTTCGATGCAGTCGGTATCCAGCGCCTCATAGGAATGCAGCCGCACCAGCAGGGGCTTGCGTGCTAGGCGATTGAGCTTGGAGGCGAGCACAGCATGCTCTGTGGACCAGTCCACCCACAGGATGTCGGCTAAGGCCAGTGCCGGCGCGACCATTCCCAGCGGGGCATACTCGTGTAGCTCGACCCGGTAATACTGTTCCAGAGTTAGTAGCAGGGGCCGCACGAAGGACGTGCCTGGCGCCTTGACCGGATCGAGGATGATCAATAGAGGCTTGTACATCACCGCTGCCACATTCGCTGCAAAGCATCCAGCACTGCCGTCTCAGCCGCGGCATGTCTGTTGCAGGCTTGCCGCTGGAACTCGGCAATGCGGCGCGGCACATCATCCGAGCATAGTTGCCGTACCTGGTCCACGACATCGGCGACAGTCGCTACGCCGGCTTGCATGACAGGCCACCCCAGCCCTCCCAACACCGAGCGCACCTTCGCACCATCCCGGATCTGGTCGATGGCCAAGGTTGGCGTGCCCTTTGCTAGACTGAGCAAGCCGCCGTGCATGCGAGTCGTGATTACTAGGTCGACCGCTTCGAAAGCATGCTCAATCGCCTGCGCTTTTGCAATTTGGCCGTGCAAACGGGTATCGAGGACGACCACCGTTCCCCCAAGCATGTTTATGGCGGCGCGCACCAGCGCATCGGCGGCATCATGCAGTGAAGCATCGGCACCATATTCGCGTTGCGCGTGCCGAAGGCATAATCCGATCCGTTGCATCGCTTGCGGCGCGCGCGGCGGCTGCGGCCGAAAGCCAGCTAGGTCGCCCAAGCATGGCTCGATGCCGTCCCTTGCGATCGTGACGTCGAACGGATTCCAGGACTCTCCATCCTGCGCGGTCAGGACGCTGACGCCGGCAGCCATGCTTGGCACGCTGGCATAGCGGGCCATCAGTGCCGCAAAGGCCGCAGACTCACCGATCAGCGGTCCGCAGACGAACAGCAGCAAGTCCACCTCGCAGGGGGCGAGCGCATCCCACTGAACGCAATCGAACTCGCGCAGTTCCCGGTACATTACATTAGTGCCCACGCTGACTTTATATCCTGCCTGCTCCGCAAGTCGGCAGACGCGCACAACAGCATACAGGTCGCCGATCGTTTCACCGCCGCGCGCCAATGCACCCCACCACGCGATCAGGCACCGCTTCTTATTCATGGTTTTTCTCATCCAATAATGCCAAGTCTGGTGCTAAGGCCAACAGCCGGACCATTGCCTGCGCCGTGCCAGAAAATGCTTCGCTCGGGCCGCACACAGCAGCCAACGATGCGATGACGGTGGCCTGGCTCACGTACACCGCAAGCGCCGCCTGCTTGGCATGGCCCCAGCGAGACACGAAGCGCTGCCTCAGGGTACCGTCGTGTGCCTCCCTGGGCTGGTCAAACGGAGCGAACGCCAGAAACGGCACGTCATGCGTCCGTGTCCAACGAGCTACCAGCGCTGCGCATTGCGTATGGTGGCGATGCCGATGCAGTTCTCCATCCGCACCATGGCTCAGCACCAGCGACGGCCGCAAGACATGCAGCCAGTCAGCAAGCGTGCCATCGTCGAGGGACAATTCCGCGCGTTTGTTGTCAGCCAAGTCGAACATCGTGGGGCGAGCTCCCAGTGCCAAGCAGGCCCGCGCGAACTCATCCCGCCTGACTGGATTGCCGCCATTGGTCGCGGACACCACCTCGACCCGCTGCCCAGCCGCGGCGAGCGCGGCAATTGTTGCCCCGCACCAGATCGTTTCGTCGTCCGGATGAGCGACGACCACCAGTACGTCACATTGGTCCATGCGCCGCGACTTTCTCATCCTTGAGCCGTTGCAAGTGGGATTTGCGGTAGGCTTCGACGAATAGCGCATCGATCACGGGATGCTCCTTCACCTCTAGTGGCAGGAGAAAATCCGCATCCCTATCGTGCAGGGCAACGTCGTAGGCACTGGTGGCAAGCTTGTGAGTTCCGTCGCCGTCGAAGCCGATATTATTTACCAGCGAGACCGGCGGATACAGGAACAAGCCGTCGGCCAAGGCCACAGAGGCAAACCACATAGGCGACCAGGAATTGTCCTGGCCGAGCACGCCCTGGCGTAGCCTATTGGTCATCGACATCCCGCCCTCGGGGTCAAGGAATGCGGCTAAGCCAGTGGACGCGATCCGTTCCAACAAGCGCTCACGGGAGCGGTCCAGCCGGCGCCAAGATCGGGCCCACACGGCCCAACCCCAGCATGCCGCGCGGCGCGAAAATACAGCGCGTTCGCCGAGCGACCCGCGCAGGTCTTGCATGACATATCCCGATATGCCCATCACCTCCGCGTCGCCACCATATGCCTGCAGGCCTCGGTTCATGAAAGTCAGGAAGCCCGGAGCGACCAGCAGGTCATCCTCGACCACGATCGCGCATTCATACTTGGCAAGCATCGTATCGATCGCTGCCACCACCGCCTGTGCCATACCTGCGTTCCACTCGCGTTCGGCCACATGGACTGCTGCGAAGCCGCGCGCGGTGCGGCACAACGCTGCCACCTGCTGCGTCAGTAGCGCCTCGCCTTTGTCGCGAGGACCGTCGACGAACACGTGCAGTTCGCTGTCCCGGGCTTCCGGGCAATCCGCCAAGGCCGCCAAGCAGTACGCGGTCAGGGCCGGGCGCCGGTGTGCGACCAAGCAGATGGGCACCGGGTTCATGGCAGTTCCTGCGCGAGATAGCGTTTTTCGAGCAGTACATCGTCAAGCAACAACGCATCCAATGCCGAGTTCAGGAAGCAGCGCACAGCATCAGCCGGGCTTTCCACCAACGGTTCGCCGGCGATATTGAACGATGTATTCAACAGAACCGGGACGCCACTGAGTCGGCCGAACTCCGCTAGGAGCCGGCGAAGTTTCGGGTTCTGGTCGTGCGCCAGGGTCTGGGGCCGTGAGCTCCCGTCGATATGCGTGACGGCGGCGAGCCGCTCGCGCCAGCGCTCGCGTACTGGGCACACATACAGCATGTACGGGCTCGCGATGCCTAGGCTGAAGTATTCTTCCGCATCCTCGAGCCGCACCACCGGCGCGAACGGGCGAAACGGTTCACGGCGCTTGACGATGCGGTTGAGGTGCTCACGATTGGCGGCGGTGAAAGGGCTCATCAGAATCGAGCGGTGGCCCAGTGCACGCGGCCCCATCTCCGAGCGTCCCTGGAACAGCGCCACGCTACGCCCTTTCGCCAGCAAGGCTGTCGCCTTCTCGTCGGGGGCGTCGGTATGCACGAGCGCTGCACCGCTGTCCTGCGCCATGGCCACCGCTGCTTGGTAATGAGAGGCTCCGTATCTCGGACCGGTATAGGGCGAGACGTCCTCGTAGACTCGCTCCACGCCAAGTTCCACGTGCAGCCCCCATAAGGCAGCGCCTAGTGCGATGCCGGTATCCGAGCAAGCCGGGTTGATGAAGACTTGCTCGAAAATCCCGGAGCGCAGGATCCGGAAATTGGCGACGCCGTTCAAGGCAACCCCGCCACCCAGGCACAGATTGACTTCACCGGTCTCGCGGCGGGCCCATTCGGCGAGATGTAGCATGACTCGTTCGCACTCCTGCTGCACGGCCAAGGCTACGGTGGCGCGTTGGTTCTCGTCCCCTAGCGGCCCGAGATCGACATACAGTTCGTCGTCGCGGCCGCACAAAGAGCCGTAATCGGTCAAGATGCCATCGAAATCGGCCTTAAACGCCGTCGATAGCCGGAGGTCGTTGCAGCCAAATGGTGCCAATCCCATAGTCTTGCCGGCTTCAAGCGGACCGAAACCAATGCGACGGGTGACGGCTTCATACAGGAGGCCAATACCATTTGCGCTGGTACGCGCCACCAACTCGAGCGAGTGGCCGCGACCAACCCAGAGCGACTGCGTTTCGTATTCGGAGCCGCGGCCGTCGACGACGAGCACCGCGGCGCGCTCGAACGGCGAGGTGAAGAAACTGGCGGCCGCATGGCAGGCATGGTGCCGCACCATGCGCAAACGCTGGGCGTCGATCACATTCAGAAAGACGTCCGTGCGGCAGGAATTGCGCCGGAAATCGCGGCGCCAGTCTTGCCCATTCATGGTCCAGTCCAACACCACCAGGTCCGCCTCGCGCGGATCACTCATACCGAGTTCGGCTAGGCAGGCCGCAGTCGACAGCGCCGGGAATGCGCGGCTACTTTTTTCGCGGTCGAGCCGTTCTTCATTGCAGTGCGCGATTAGGCGTCTGCCATCCGCCCCCACGGTAACGACCGCAGCGCCGGTGTCATGCCAGCGATCCTTGTGCAGGCCTAATACGATTGGGGTATTCACATCATAATCCAGTTGTTTGACGGGCCAGTTCGCGATACACGCGCCAGCATGCGACCGAATCGTTGTCCGGCAGCGTCGTTGCCCACGGCTTGTCTTTTCCGACGAAGTGCAAGACCCTCACGCGGCCGAACGGGCCGACAAGTTTGGGTAGGCCACGCCGGTCCCATCCGGCGATGCGATTCGGTGCGAGGCCGGGAGCGCGACGATAGGAGTGCCGGGTGTTGTAGATATGGCCGGGGTCGATGTATGGGCGGCTACGGTTGGCAGCATATGCTGCAAAGTTCATGATGGCCATGTCGTTCCCCCAAAATAGCTCATGGTGCGGCAACAGGCGATCGACGAAGGGACGCATTCGCTCTTCGTAATATCGCGCATCGACTGCGAACACGCCACCGTTGAACGTCCGCGAGTCGAGGTCAGCGCCGGGCACAGCCCCATCCAAGGCATCGCGTGCGCCCGCCAGTTCACCAAGTTGATAGGCGAGCGTCAGCTCAGGGTAGTCCGGCACGCCGCAAATACCTGGATCTGCGACCGCCGCTGCAGCCAGATCGTCGAGCTTGCCCAGTACCACAGCATCGGCGTCGAGATGGATCGTGACCGGATACAGGTGGTCATGCACCGAAAAAAAACCATAGACGGCGCTCGTGTAGTAATGGCGCATTACTTCGGGGATGACGAAACCCCGGTCGACCGCGGCCACGAGTTTGACACCCTCATGCCGCAATATCGCTGCTCGCTGCGGTAGAGTTAGCCCGCAATCGACAACCGTTATCGGCCATGCCGGATGCCAGACCCGCAGGCTTGCCAGCAAGGCATTAATACCATCAAAAAATTGCGCATCGGCCTTGGTGACGACCCCCGTTTGAGCAGACGTGCTTTCCATCATGCCGCCTTGCGCGCTCCGAGCGCGAGAATCATTGGCGCGCCATCGGCCAGCTTGGGCCAGGCCCAGCGTCCGTCACTTTGCATTGTCATCGAACGATGGAAGCGGTAAGATGAGCTTGGACGCTCCTCCATCAAAACCAGCTCCAGACCTGCCAACAGCATTGCGGTGACGATGGCGTGCAGCGGATGCGCATAGGCTGTCAAGGCGCCGAACTCGGCGCCGGTCGCATAAGACGCACCTCTTTCGTGCGTCATGGTCTGAGCGCAATAAGCGGCGTTACTGTCAGTTTCACACCGCATCAGCCATTTTGCGACCGGGTGCACTTCGACCAGATACATCATGCCGCCGGGACGCAGCACGGCGCAGGCCTGCATGAAATAGTCATGCAGATCGGCAACCCAGTCCAGCACGCCGTAACTTGCGAATACGGTATCAAATTGCCTTTCGCCGACGCATTGTGCGAGATCGCCACCATTCGCATCCCACTCGACAAAGATGGCATCAGCTGCGCAGCGCTCCGCGAGGGCTCGGGCGGCGGCCAGCGCCGGGACGCAGTTGTCAGCGCCGACTGCGCGCGCGCCAAGGCGAGCCAGGCTGATCGTGTCCAGCCCAAAGTTGCATTGCAAGTGCAGTACGTCCTTGCCATCGAGAGGGCCAAGCGCGAGTAGGTCATCCTCGCCGATCGTCAGGCGGGCTAGATCGACCACGAAACCAGGCAGGTCGTAATACTCGCTAGCTAGGTGATCGTGTAGAGCGCGTTCCCACCAGCCGGCGTTGTCTATCGTTGCCGGAACGGGATTCGAGCTGTCTGTGACCCCGAAGAAGGCTTCGACCTCTTGAGAGTGGGTAGCGAAGGTCACGCAATGCAGCGTGTCGTTGCGCCGGAAGGCTAGATTACCTGCGCCGCTGACACGCAACCACTCTTTCCAGTGATTACCCAGGAAGAGCATGGGTCGGCGCGATCCGAAGCCACGATCCGTCGACCACAAGGCGGCCGCGATTTCAACGATACTGCCGATGCCGCCGGGCAGGATGATAAAGGCGTCCGCCACCTCAATCAGTATGCGCAGCCTTTCCCAATGATCGGTGGCGGGAAAGACCAGATCAAAATGTTCATAGGCGATGGCGTCTTCCAGATTCGCACATGGCACCCCGATCGCCGTACCGCCAGCGCGCCGCACCGCGCTTGCGCTGGCCGTCATGGTGCCCTGGTAACCGCCATTGACGATTGCCGTGCCAGGACGCACCAACGAGCGCATGCAAGTCTCCAGTAAGCAAGTTGTCGCAGTGTCACCAGCGCTCACGGAGCTACCGAATACGACATATAGGAACGTGGCGCTCCGCGCCGCCGCTTGCTGGCGAACTGCTTCAGCCTTGGGATGGACTTCCATTGGTGTGTTTCCTGCCCCTAGTATTCAATGAGATGAGTACTGCCAGCTTCTGCGCTTCGTGTTTCGCCCTCAACGCGAAATCGTCCGCGGTGTCCTTTTCGACTGCGCAAAGGACTTCACGCACACCGAGTTCGAATCCGACATATCGCATTGGCAGGTCGAAACAGGCTTGCAGAAGCAGATCGAGTGGAATGTGTTTACCGTACTCTGTGTAATCGTCGCGGTCGGCAGCGGCCGTTATCAAGGCGTGGACAGTCTTGCCAGCCATACCGCCGGTGCCGTATTCCATGGTACCGCCATACGCGAAACCGCGGGCCAATACCCTCTCGACCCAACCTTTTAACACCGCCGGCATGCCGAAGAACCAGATCGGAAAGATAAATACGACATGGTCTGCCCACATCAGATTGTCTTGCTCGATCCTGATATCCGTTGCAAAGCCATCGCACCGCACTGCCAGCTTTTGTGAGGCTCGATAGCTGGGTTGGAATGGCAGAGTCGGTAGGAAGTCTAAGGGGCCTGCGATTGGATTGAAGCGGCTAGCGGCAAGGTCGCTTAAACGATACGCAATGCCGACTCGCTCCAGTGCACCTGTTATCGCCTCCGCTAGCACGCCGCCTTTAGTGTGCGGCGTGGTGTGGCAACATATGATGAAGACGCGGATGGTCATATGATGGACAGGGTTCAATATGCTGCCAGTTTCAGCCCTTGAATGAGTGTTGTGATTTCTTTCTAGGAAAGCACTCCCTCTGCAATGAGTTGTTCGAGGAGAGTCCGCCACTCATCTGCTTTCCACTCTTCATCATTGAATTTGTTCTTTTCTGGCATTTATCTTCCCTGGGGCGAGCATGCTGACAAGCTTGGTTGCCTCAGAAGTGGGTCTTGCTAGGGATGCTATGTACAAATCGCTTTCCTAGAAGTCAAACAATGGCGAACAAGTGCCTGTAAGTCTCGAGATACATAGTTTACATTTTATCGAAACTGAATAGAACAACGCAAACGATCTCGCATCCCCCTGCCTGAATCGCCCCCAGACTCCATATATCCTTCCGAGCTCCAACTGCAATAGGTGTTCAACCAATTCGATGAAGTACAGGAAAGTTGATTGGGATTCACTCGGCATCCGCAAATATGAATGAGCTCCATTTCACCTGCGGCCAATGCCCTAGAGATTTCTTCTCGCTCAGACATGGTCAATGCTCAGCGAGACCGACGCCTCGCTGGTGGCCGGATGCCGCCCGTCGCACTCAAGATGGTGTGAATGAAGGTGTGTGGTCGATCAAACAGCTTGCCGATCTCGTGCAAGGTATCGCCAACTTTCCAGCAATCCCACATCAGGGCTTTCTGCACTTCGGTGTAGTAAATCCGCAGTCTTTGCTTCATGCCAACGCTCCTTGCGCCAGTGGCGGTCATTGTGTTGCATTGACCATTTGAATATATACCGGTGAGTAGCCTTTGCGTGACATTGAGCGCACTAACTTGGCATCCGCGATGTGTGACAACCATCCTGGCCAGCGATAGTGGGCGCCTCGGTCGGAGTGAACCACAGGTTGCACCTCGCTGTCATTCAGCTTGGCGATCGCGGCATCCAGCATCGTGTTGACCAGTTCAGCGTCAGGGCGTGTTCCGATAGACCCGCTCACCACCAATTCATCGAAGCAATCGATCATGGGCGAGAGATAGACTTTGCCGGCTGGCAGTTGGAACTCCGAGATGTCGGTCAGCCACTTCTGGTTAGGTGCAGTGGCATTGAAGTTACGGTTCAGCAAGTTCTCAGGGGCCGGGCTGATCTCTCCCAAGTAGGAGCCAGTTTGGGCGCAGCTGCCACCAGCCCTTCCTGCTTCATCAGGCGCCGAACCACCTTCTCCGAGATCCACACGCATTGCCTGACCAGTGAGGCCTGGATGCGACGGCAGCCATAGCGCTATGGTTGCGCTCGAAGGTGTCGGTGATCGTTCGGCGCACAGCGACATACTTCTCGCCAGCGTTGGACCGAGCTCGATGGTAGAAGTACGTGCTGCGAGCCAGGACTAGCGAGGCGAGCAACTCGGCAAGCGAGTACACATGGCGCAGGGCATCAACCAGAAGTGTCTGTTCCCGATTGCTAAGGAGATGAAGGATGATGCCCTGATTCTTTTTTAGGAGCTCATTCGCCTTCTTCAATAGCTCCTGCTCCAACTGCAACCGTCTCACTTCACGGCGTAGTGTCTGGAGTTGCTGCTCCAACTGAGGCAGCTCCGAACTCGTTGAAGAATCATTGAAGCGCTTCATCGATGCGAGAGCCTCTGGCCCCAATAGTTCATTGCGCCAGTTGTACAGCGTCTCTCGACACACACCAACATCGTCAGCAATGGCTTGGGCACTTCCTTACCGTGTGCACAGCGCAAGCACCGCAGCGTGCTTGTTCTCGTTCAACGATGCTCCGAGCATGCGTGGCCGAGCCCGGGGATTGAGCTCTTGAACCCAAGCGTGAAGTGAGGCCCTCCCGGGATAGCCAAGAGCCTTGATTGTGAAAGCCACGCAGCGCCCGTGCGTCAGATAGTGCTCGACGGCCCGAGCCTTTTGCTCCCGGGTGAACTTCGGCGGGCGAACAACCGCGGTCTTCAAGTCCCGATCCTGCTCGTACTCGCAGTGCCTGCCCTTGAGCGAATTCTTGCAGGGATAGCCCAACTGCTGAATGGTTGCCGCGACTCGTTTGCCTAGCTTGATGTAGAGCATCACCGAGCGGATTCGATCTTCGTATGAATACATGAACTACCTCTCAGTAGTCCAAGTTTTTGTCCGCATCCCCCAATACCATCTGTTTTTCGAACGCATGGGCTGGTTGGAAGGTCTCTAGGCAGATAGACAAACACTACCTATTCTTTCATTTACCGCAGCCGATTTATTCGCCGCAGTTCCACTGCATTGGCTTGCGACAAAGGCGCTTCGCCGCGCTCGAGACGGAATAGGCGCATTGAGTTGCTCACACTGTTTACTTGACCTCGCAGCGATTGCGCGGCTGCGGCCAGTTCCTCCACCATCGCAGCGTTTTGTTGGGTGATCGAGTCCATGTGCGCCACAGCAGCGTTGACCTGTGAGATACCGGTTTGCTGCTCTATGGCTGCGGTACTAATTTCACCCAGCACAGCACTTACGCGTTGCACCGCTGACAATGCTTCGGCCATGCGCTCGCGCGCTTCGCCTGTAGCGGTGGCGCCCGATGCCACGCGCTCGGCCGAGTCGCCGATGAGCTGCTTAATATCGCGCGCTGCCTGGGCGGTGCGTGCAGATAGCGTGCGCACCTCCGACGCCACCACAGCAAAGCCCCGCCCAGCCCCTCCCGCACGCGCAGCTTCTACGGCCGCGTTCAGCGCAAGAATATTCGTCTGGAAGGCCACGCCCTCGATGAGGTGCACGATGTCTTCAATGTGTCGTGACGATTCAGCGATGCCCAGCATGGTCTGGCCCACGGCCTGCACGGCATCGTTGCTGCGTTGTGTGATGCTCGAAGCTTCTTCTGCAAAACAGGCGCCACGGCTGGCGGCTAGGGCGCTGTTATGCACTGTGCCATTAATCTGCTCCATGGATGCGGCAGTCTGCTCCAGGCTGCTGGCTTGAGTTTCGGTGCGGGACGACAGGTTGTGGTTGCCGCTGGCGATTTCCTGCACGGCAATCTCCAGGTGCCCTACCTCCTGGCGCACGTCGCTCACCACAGTGCGCAAGTTCACACTCAGTTGAAACAGTGCGCGCTGAAGATTTCCGACACTGCCGCTGGCACCTGTACGCATTGCGTGCGACAGGTCTCCAGATGCCAGCTGATTGGCATCGTGCACAAGTTCTTGCAGCGGCGCGATAGCCAGCGAGTGAGTCAGAAAAGACGACACAGCCACGGCCA
Protein-coding sequences here:
- a CDS encoding glycosyltransferase, which gives rise to MYKPLLIILDPVKAPGTSFVRPLLLTLEQYYRVELHEYAPLGMVAPALALADILWVDWSTEHAVLASKLNRLARKPLLVRLHSYEALDTDCIERIDWANVSTCVAVSETILGIAHERCAGMARCHVCVIENGIDLHRFKVNYDQPGSRQAPKIAWVGDLAPKKDPALALRILADFRRAGGEASLAFAGAWKSLRVRLHLLDLVAKLGLQDVVHFDGVVDDMPQWLADKDVLLSTSMFESFGYAIGEALAMGLDAVVLTYPGAERAWPADILVCTSAEAVERLQHVQKHRWTGYVAGRYALVDQAKHMVAQLQSMSASGHVGE
- a CDS encoding PIG-L deacetylase family protein, with amino-acid sequence MDQCDVLVVVAHPDDETIWCGATIAALAAAGQRVEVVSATNGGNPVRRDEFARACLALGARPTMFDLADNKRAELSLDDGTLADWLHVLRPSLVLSHGADGELHRHRHHTQCAALVARWTRTHDVPFLAFAPFDQPREAHDGTLRQRFVSRWGHAKQAALAVYVSQATVIASLAAVCGPSEAFSGTAQAMVRLLALAPDLALLDEKNHE
- a CDS encoding glycosyltransferase family 2 protein, whose translation is MNPVPICLVAHRRPALTAYCLAALADCPEARDSELHVFVDGPRDKGEALLTQQVAALCRTARGFAAVHVAEREWNAGMAQAVVAAIDTMLAKYECAIVVEDDLLVAPGFLTFMNRGLQAYGGDAEVMGISGYVMQDLRGSLGERAVFSRRAACWGWAVWARSWRRLDRSRERLLERIASTGLAAFLDPEGGMSMTNRLRQGVLGQDNSWSPMWFASVALADGLFLYPPVSLVNNIGFDGDGTHKLATSAYDVALHDRDADFLLPLEVKEHPVIDALFVEAYRKSHLQRLKDEKVAAHGPM
- a CDS encoding carbamoyltransferase, encoding MNTPIVLGLHKDRWHDTGAAVVTVGADGRRLIAHCNEERLDREKSSRAFPALSTAACLAELGMSDPREADLVVLDWTMNGQDWRRDFRRNSCRTDVFLNVIDAQRLRMVRHHACHAAASFFTSPFERAAVLVVDGRGSEYETQSLWVGRGHSLELVARTSANGIGLLYEAVTRRIGFGPLEAGKTMGLAPFGCNDLRLSTAFKADFDGILTDYGSLCGRDDELYVDLGPLGDENQRATVALAVQQECERVMLHLAEWARRETGEVNLCLGGGVALNGVANFRILRSGIFEQVFINPACSDTGIALGAALWGLHVELGVERVYEDVSPYTGPRYGASHYQAAVAMAQDSGAALVHTDAPDEKATALLAKGRSVALFQGRSEMGPRALGHRSILMSPFTAANREHLNRIVKRREPFRPFAPVVRLEDAEEYFSLGIASPYMLYVCPVRERWRERLAAVTHIDGSSRPQTLAHDQNPKLRRLLAEFGRLSGVPVLLNTSFNIAGEPLVESPADAVRCFLNSALDALLLDDVLLEKRYLAQELP
- a CDS encoding LOG family protein — its product is MEVHPKAEAVRQQAAARSATFLYVVFGSSVSAGDTATTCLLETCMRSLVRPGTAIVNGGYQGTMTASASAVRRAGGTAIGVPCANLEDAIAYEHFDLVFPATDHWERLRILIEVADAFIILPGGIGSIVEIAAALWSTDRGFGSRRPMLFLGNHWKEWLRVSGAGNLAFRRNDTLHCVTFATHSQEVEAFFGVTDSSNPVPATIDNAGWWERALHDHLASEYYDLPGFVVDLARLTIGEDDLLALGPLDGKDVLHLQCNFGLDTISLARLGARAVGADNCVPALAAARALAERCAADAIFVEWDANGGDLAQCVGERQFDTVFASYGVLDWVADLHDYFMQACAVLRPGGMMYLVEVHPVAKWLMRCETDSNAAYCAQTMTHERGASYATGAEFGALTAYAHPLHAIVTAMLLAGLELVLMEERPSSSYRFHRSMTMQSDGRWAWPKLADGAPMILALGARKAA
- a CDS encoding NAD(P)H-dependent oxidoreductase; protein product: MTIRVFIICCHTTPHTKGGVLAEAITGALERVGIAYRLSDLAASRFNPIAGPLDFLPTLPFQPSYRASQKLAVRCDGFATDIRIEQDNLMWADHVVFIFPIWFFGMPAVLKGWVERVLARGFAYGGTMEYGTGGMAGKTVHALITAAADRDDYTEYGKHIPLDLLLQACFDLPMRYVGFELGVREVLCAVEKDTADDFALRAKHEAQKLAVLISLNTRGRKHTNGSPSQG
- a CDS encoding PAS domain-containing methyl-accepting chemotaxis protein, which codes for MRINLPVTTNEFTFPERDTLVSVTDTKGRITYCNPAFVHVSGFAHEELLGQPHNLIRHPEMPAEAFRDLWQTISAGLPWTGIVKNRRKNGDFYWVQANITPLRDGEQITGFLSVRTFPVREHVLVAERLYATMRAEAEAGCAVHTLHHGAVLRQNLSGRLTRLLAPSTFVRLLLVLTLAVMLPLLLTWLNVPWLVTGSAALLAVAVSSFLTHSLAIAPLQELVHDANQLASGDLSHAMRTGASGSVGNLQRALFQLSVNLRTVVSDVRQEVGHLEIAVQEIASGNHNLSSRTETQASSLEQTAASMEQINGTVHNSALAASRGACFAEEASSITQRSNDAVQAVGQTMLGIAESSRHIEDIVHLIEGVAFQTNILALNAAVEAARAGGAGRGFAVVASEVRTLSARTAQAARDIKQLIGDSAERVASGATATGEARERMAEALSAVQRVSAVLGEISTAAIEQQTGISQVNAAVAHMDSITQQNAAMVEELAAAAQSLRGQVNSVSNSMRLFRLERGEAPLSQANAVELRRINRLR